One Parageobacillus sp. KH3-4 genomic region harbors:
- a CDS encoding urease accessory protein UreF has product MDKLLPLLQLCDSNFPSGAFSHSFGFETYISNEKINNVETFRDALCVYIQTQLTYTDGLACRLTYDFLEKKSKEDVWRLNEILAALCLARETREGTRMIGERMWKICREIYSFNIWNDDKKKRGYMHPALVFSIVCYRLQIPKETTVLSYLYASVQALVQNAVRAIPLGQTDGQRLLVSMRPHLLKAVQKIDTLTEEELGAAAPGLEIAQMQHEQLSVRLFMS; this is encoded by the coding sequence ATGGATAAGCTGTTGCCTTTATTGCAGCTCTGTGATTCGAACTTTCCCTCCGGAGCATTTTCCCACTCTTTCGGATTTGAAACATATATTTCTAATGAAAAAATCAATAACGTTGAAACGTTTCGCGATGCGCTCTGCGTTTATATCCAAACGCAATTGACGTATACTGATGGCTTGGCGTGCCGGTTAACGTACGATTTTTTAGAGAAGAAATCAAAAGAAGATGTATGGCGGTTAAATGAGATATTGGCGGCACTTTGCCTGGCGAGAGAAACAAGAGAAGGAACGCGGATGATCGGGGAACGAATGTGGAAAATTTGCAGAGAAATCTATTCTTTTAACATATGGAATGATGATAAAAAGAAACGCGGGTATATGCATCCTGCTCTTGTTTTTTCCATAGTTTGCTATCGTTTGCAAATTCCGAAAGAGACGACGGTTTTATCGTATTTGTATGCTTCTGTCCAAGCGCTTGTTCAAAATGCGGTTCGCGCTATTCCGCTCGGCCAAACCGATGGGCAACGGCTGCTTGTTTCCATGCGGCCGCATTTGCTCAAAGCGGTGCAGAAGATCGATACATTAACAGAAGAAGAGTTGGGAGCGGCAGCGCCGGGATTGGAAATTGCGCAAATGCAGCATGAACAGCTTTCCGTTCGCTTATTTATGTCTTAA
- the ureE gene encoding urease accessory protein UreE, producing MIVEKIIGNIKMLDKLPPHIERVYLSSDDLVKRIQRVVTDHGTELGIRLKETKELTDGDILLMDEKNMIIVSVLPDDLLVIRPTSMKQMGEIAHQLGNRHLPAQFEGEEMLVQYDYLVEELLKQLHIPYQREKRKVKQAFRYIGHRHDG from the coding sequence ATGATTGTCGAAAAAATAATCGGAAATATTAAAATGTTAGACAAATTGCCGCCGCACATAGAACGGGTATATTTAAGCAGCGATGATTTAGTCAAACGAATTCAGCGCGTTGTCACCGATCACGGAACAGAACTAGGAATTCGTTTAAAAGAAACAAAGGAATTAACCGATGGCGACATCTTATTGATGGATGAGAAAAATATGATTATTGTAAGCGTGCTGCCTGATGATTTGCTTGTCATTCGGCCCACGTCAATGAAACAAATGGGGGAAATTGCGCATCAGCTTGGGAATCGCCATCTGCCTGCTCAGTTCGAAGGGGAGGAAATGCTCGTTCAATATGACTACTTAGTAGAAGAGCTGCTAAAACAATTACATATTCCGTATCAGCGGGAAAAACGAAAAGTAAAACAAGCATTTCGTTACATCGGCCATCGCCATGATGGATAA
- the ureC gene encoding urease subunit alpha translates to MSFQMSRKQYADMFGPTTGDCVRLADTDLWIEIEQDFTVYGDEVKFGGGKVIRDGMGQHPLATRAESVDLVLTNAIIVDYTGIYKADIGVKDGKIAAIGKAGNPLLMDGVNIIIGAATEVIAAEGKIVTAGGIDAHIHFICPQQIETALSSGITTMIGGGTGPATGTNATTCTPGEWNIYRMLEAAEAFPMNLGFLGKGNASAKEPLAEQIRAGAIGLKLHEDWGTTAAAIDASLQIADEYDVQVAIHTDTLNEGGFVEDTLRAINGRVIHTYHTEGAGGGHAPDIIKVASFPNILPSSTNPTRPYTKNTLDEHLDMLMVCHHLDPSVPEDIAFADSRIRKETIAAEDILHDLGVFSMISSDSQAMGRVGEVILRTWQTADKMKKQFGKLPEDKGRRGDNFRVKRYIAKYTINPALTHGIAKYVGSVEAGKLADLVVWHPAFFGVKPELVLKGGMIAYSVMGDPNASIPTPQPVMYRPMFASYGKALYNTSITFVSKAAFELGIPQKLKLQKIIQPVEHIRRLSKKDMVYNNAMPKIDVDPQTYEVKIDGTLVTCEPAEVVPMAQRYFLF, encoded by the coding sequence ATGAGTTTTCAAATGTCACGAAAACAATATGCGGACATGTTTGGACCGACAACAGGAGATTGTGTTCGTTTAGCGGATACCGATTTATGGATTGAGATCGAACAAGACTTTACCGTCTATGGCGATGAAGTAAAATTTGGCGGCGGAAAAGTCATTCGTGATGGAATGGGGCAACACCCGCTTGCCACACGCGCGGAATCGGTAGATTTAGTGCTGACGAACGCGATTATTGTAGACTATACCGGAATCTATAAAGCCGATATCGGGGTTAAAGACGGGAAAATCGCCGCCATCGGGAAAGCGGGCAATCCGTTGTTAATGGATGGAGTCAATATCATCATCGGAGCGGCGACAGAAGTTATTGCGGCGGAGGGGAAAATTGTTACTGCAGGAGGAATTGACGCCCATATTCACTTTATTTGTCCGCAGCAAATCGAAACGGCCTTGTCATCGGGGATTACGACGATGATCGGCGGCGGAACCGGACCGGCGACAGGAACAAATGCGACGACGTGTACCCCTGGGGAATGGAACATCTACCGTATGTTGGAAGCAGCCGAAGCGTTTCCGATGAATCTTGGATTTTTAGGGAAGGGAAACGCATCAGCGAAAGAGCCGTTAGCGGAGCAAATTCGCGCAGGAGCCATTGGCTTAAAGCTTCATGAAGATTGGGGGACAACAGCAGCGGCCATTGATGCCAGTTTGCAAATCGCGGACGAATATGATGTGCAAGTGGCGATTCATACCGATACGCTGAATGAAGGGGGATTTGTCGAAGATACATTACGGGCGATTAACGGACGCGTCATTCACACATATCATACGGAAGGAGCGGGCGGGGGACATGCGCCAGATATTATTAAAGTAGCGAGTTTTCCAAATATATTGCCTTCTTCTACGAATCCAACGCGGCCTTATACAAAAAATACGTTAGATGAGCATTTAGACATGTTGATGGTTTGCCATCATTTAGATCCGTCTGTTCCGGAAGATATTGCCTTTGCGGATTCTCGCATTCGCAAAGAAACGATTGCAGCGGAAGATATTCTCCATGATTTAGGCGTTTTTAGCATGATCAGCTCCGATTCGCAGGCAATGGGGCGCGTCGGGGAAGTGATTTTGCGCACATGGCAAACGGCGGATAAGATGAAAAAGCAGTTTGGAAAATTGCCAGAAGATAAAGGAAGAAGAGGAGATAATTTTCGCGTAAAGCGGTACATTGCCAAATATACGATTAATCCGGCGCTTACCCATGGGATTGCGAAGTACGTCGGATCGGTAGAGGCAGGGAAATTAGCCGATTTAGTCGTTTGGCATCCTGCATTTTTTGGTGTAAAACCAGAACTTGTTTTGAAAGGGGGAATGATTGCCTATAGCGTTATGGGAGACCCAAACGCCAGCATTCCGACTCCGCAGCCGGTTATGTATCGGCCGATGTTTGCAAGCTATGGAAAGGCTTTATATAACACTTCGATTACATTTGTATCAAAAGCAGCTTTTGAACTCGGAATCCCGCAGAAATTGAAGTTGCAAAAAATCATTCAACCGGTAGAGCACATTCGCCGTTTGTCGAAAAAGGATATGGTATATAACAATGCGATGCCAAAGATTGATGTCGACCCGCAAACGTACGAGGTAAAAATCGACGGAACCCTTGTTACGTGTGAACCAGCCGAAGTGGTTCCAATGGCGCAACGATATTTTTTATTTTGA
- a CDS encoding urease subunit beta encodes MIPGEYLLKQEVIVCNQHKPITKIVVKNRGDRPIQVGSHFHFFEVNSFLEFDCQAAYGKHLNIPAGTAVRFEPGDAKQVELIPFSGKCYVYGLNNLVNGPLDRGKKGE; translated from the coding sequence ATGATCCCAGGGGAATATTTGTTAAAACAAGAAGTAATTGTTTGCAATCAACATAAGCCGATAACAAAAATCGTGGTGAAAAATCGCGGGGATCGTCCGATTCAAGTCGGCTCACACTTTCATTTTTTTGAAGTCAACTCGTTTCTTGAATTTGACTGCCAAGCAGCGTACGGGAAGCATTTAAATATTCCAGCAGGAACAGCAGTGCGCTTTGAACCTGGGGATGCAAAGCAAGTGGAACTTATTCCTTTTTCTGGAAAGTGTTATGTTTATGGATTGAATAATTTGGTCAACGGCCCGCTTGACCGAGGCAAGAAAGGGGAGTAA
- a CDS encoding urease subunit gamma: MRLTAREQEKLLIVVAADLARRRKERGLKLNYPEAVALITYEILEGARDGRTVAELMQYGTTILTRDDVMEGVPEMIKDIQVEATFPDGTKLVTVHHPIR, encoded by the coding sequence ATGAGATTAACCGCCCGTGAACAAGAGAAATTGCTTATTGTCGTAGCAGCGGATCTTGCACGCCGCCGTAAAGAGAGGGGGTTAAAGTTAAATTACCCTGAAGCAGTCGCTTTAATTACCTATGAAATTTTAGAAGGTGCGCGCGATGGACGTACGGTAGCAGAGTTAATGCAATACGGGACAACGATTTTGACCCGTGATGATGTGATGGAAGGAGTGCCGGAAATGATCAAAGACATACAAGTGGAAGCGACATTTCCTGATGGCACGAAGCTTGTTACGGTTCATCATCCGATTCGTTAA
- the urtE gene encoding urea ABC transporter ATP-binding subunit UrtE translates to MLSVQNIAAGYEQSVVLENVSINAQKGAVTAVLGRNGVGKTTLIKSIIGLIQPIAGKIEWEHQDITSLPPEERVRKGIGYVPQGREIFPTLTVEENLLLGLEALPEKANPSQILAEVYELFPILKEMLHRKGGDLSGGQQQQLAIARALMGQPKLLLLDEPMEGIQPSIVQLIRDVIVKMAKEKMIGIVLVEHSLDLAFSCADYFYIFDRGTVVAQGRVSETNMHDIQQFLTV, encoded by the coding sequence ATGTTAAGCGTGCAAAACATTGCGGCCGGATATGAACAAAGCGTTGTATTGGAAAATGTTAGCATTAACGCACAAAAAGGCGCTGTAACGGCGGTGCTTGGGCGAAATGGCGTCGGAAAAACGACGCTTATCAAAAGTATCATCGGGTTAATCCAACCAATTGCCGGCAAAATCGAGTGGGAGCATCAAGATATTACCTCATTGCCGCCTGAAGAGAGAGTAAGAAAGGGGATTGGTTATGTTCCGCAAGGAAGGGAAATTTTTCCTACGTTAACAGTGGAAGAAAATTTATTGCTGGGGCTGGAGGCACTTCCGGAGAAAGCCAATCCGTCACAAATTTTAGCAGAAGTTTACGAGTTATTTCCGATATTAAAAGAAATGCTGCATCGAAAAGGGGGAGACTTAAGCGGCGGGCAGCAGCAACAGCTGGCCATTGCCCGGGCGCTGATGGGGCAGCCAAAGTTGCTTTTGCTTGATGAGCCGATGGAAGGAATTCAGCCATCGATCGTACAGCTTATTCGTGATGTCATTGTCAAAATGGCCAAAGAAAAAATGATTGGGATTGTCCTTGTCGAGCATAGCTTAGATTTGGCATTTTCATGCGCTGACTACTTTTACATTTTTGACCGCGGCACCGTTGTCGCACAGGGGCGTGTCAGTGAAACGAACATGCATGACATTCAACAATTCTTAACTGTTTAA
- the urtD gene encoding urea ABC transporter ATP-binding protein UrtD, producing MKPVLMCREVSVDFDGFHALQGVNLEVYPHEVRFLIGPNGAGKTTLLDVICGKTRACSGKVLFYSHDITKMPEHKIVRLGIARKFQGPSIFRQLTVWENMELALKQDRGLFAVLRAKLSREERDAIITLLQRIQLFDYAGQKAGSLSHGQKQWLEIGMQLIQFPQLLLLDEPIAGMSEAERERTGELIHEIARNCAVVIVEHDMDFVRRFSKQVTVMHEGKVLCEGTMEDIQRNEKVIEVYLGREEKAC from the coding sequence ATGAAGCCGGTTCTCATGTGTCGCGAAGTGTCGGTAGATTTTGACGGATTTCACGCATTGCAAGGGGTAAATTTGGAAGTTTATCCGCACGAAGTACGATTTTTAATCGGGCCAAACGGGGCGGGAAAGACGACGCTCTTAGATGTAATCTGCGGCAAAACAAGAGCGTGCAGCGGGAAAGTATTATTTTACTCACACGATATTACGAAAATGCCGGAGCACAAAATTGTACGGCTTGGGATTGCGCGAAAGTTTCAAGGTCCATCGATTTTTCGCCAGTTGACCGTATGGGAGAATATGGAACTGGCTTTAAAACAAGACCGCGGATTGTTTGCGGTTTTGCGGGCAAAATTGTCGCGGGAAGAGCGGGATGCTATCATCACGCTGCTGCAACGCATCCAATTATTCGATTATGCTGGGCAAAAGGCTGGTTCTCTTTCACACGGCCAAAAGCAGTGGCTGGAAATTGGCATGCAGCTTATCCAATTTCCTCAGCTGTTGTTGCTTGATGAACCGATTGCTGGGATGAGTGAAGCGGAGCGGGAACGGACAGGAGAGTTGATCCACGAAATCGCGCGCAACTGTGCCGTCGTCATCGTCGAGCATGATATGGATTTTGTCCGCCGTTTTTCCAAGCAAGTAACGGTCATGCATGAAGGGAAAGTGTTATGTGAGGGGACAATGGAGGACATTCAGCGAAATGAAAAAGTGATAGAAGTTTATTTAGGAAGGGAAGAGAAAGCATGTTAA
- the urtC gene encoding urea ABC transporter permease subunit UrtC has translation MIKKGWLYWLFFLALFAAPFYLTEFRLSLLGKFLCFAMIAIGLSLLWGHTGILSLGHGVYFGLGAYCMAMYLKLESAPGRLPDFMEWSGVNQLPWFWKPFEHPLFAISSAIIIPVLLAAFLSYFTFKNRIKGVYFSLLSQAVVVVFVTLFIGKQEWTGGTNGLTNFSTVFGFSLSSPLTQIVLYWLTVCLLLLIFLFSRWLTVSRFGRVLVAIRDGENRVRFLGFNPTTYKVFVYSLSAAFAALAGVMFVLQVGLISPAMMGIIPSIEMVLWVAVGGRSSLIGAVIGAIVTNSAKSFFSENYPDIWLLFLGGLFIGVVMFLPNGLAGVYESFKQRKRQWEGRTHEAGSHVSRSVGRF, from the coding sequence ATGATAAAAAAAGGCTGGCTTTATTGGCTGTTTTTCCTTGCTTTGTTTGCAGCACCGTTTTATTTAACGGAATTTCGTTTATCGCTGCTCGGAAAATTTCTTTGCTTTGCCATGATCGCGATAGGGCTTTCTTTGCTTTGGGGCCATACCGGGATTTTAAGTTTAGGACATGGCGTGTATTTTGGTTTAGGCGCTTACTGTATGGCAATGTACTTAAAACTGGAGTCTGCGCCTGGACGATTGCCTGATTTTATGGAGTGGAGCGGTGTAAACCAGCTCCCGTGGTTTTGGAAACCGTTTGAGCATCCGCTGTTTGCTATTTCTTCCGCCATCATCATTCCGGTGCTATTAGCAGCATTTTTGAGTTATTTTACGTTTAAAAACCGGATTAAAGGCGTCTATTTTTCTTTATTGTCACAAGCTGTCGTTGTTGTTTTTGTTACGTTGTTCATCGGAAAGCAAGAATGGACAGGAGGGACGAATGGATTAACGAATTTTTCTACCGTTTTCGGTTTCTCGTTATCTTCTCCTCTTACCCAAATTGTTCTTTACTGGCTTACCGTTTGTTTGCTTTTGCTTATTTTCCTTTTTTCCCGTTGGTTAACGGTGAGCCGTTTCGGCCGGGTGCTTGTAGCCATTCGGGATGGGGAAAATAGGGTTCGCTTTTTAGGTTTTAATCCAACAACGTACAAGGTGTTTGTCTATAGCCTTTCCGCGGCTTTTGCCGCGTTGGCGGGCGTAATGTTTGTTTTGCAAGTCGGGCTGATTTCTCCGGCGATGATGGGGATTATTCCTTCGATTGAAATGGTATTGTGGGTTGCTGTCGGGGGAAGAAGTTCATTAATTGGGGCTGTGATAGGTGCTATTGTGACGAACAGTGCGAAAAGCTTCTTTAGCGAAAATTATCCTGATATATGGCTGCTATTTTTAGGAGGATTATTTATCGGTGTGGTGATGTTTTTGCCAAACGGACTTGCAGGCGTATACGAGTCTTTTAAGCAAAGAAAACGACAATGGGAGGGGAGAACACATGAAGCCGGTTCTCATGTGTCGCGAAGTGTCGGTAGATTTTGA
- the urtB gene encoding urea ABC transporter permease subunit UrtB has translation MSVVITQVFNGFSLGSILLFVAIGLAITFGLMGVINMAHGELIMAGAYMTYVVQQIFAKYAPQALEYYFFVAIPAAFFVSAFLGWGLEQLLIRHLYHRPLDSLLATWGVSLILQQIARTFFGAPNVAVLPPGWLDGGVRVAGMVFPYKRLFILAFVILSIFALYVYLTKTPAGRRIRAVTLNRDMASCLGISTRKVDAYAFAIGSGFAGLAGCALTLLGPIGPTIGTYYIVDAFMVVILGGIGKLIGTVLGAFGIGLVSTLMEYSTSATIAKVIMFALIVAFLQWKPSGLVSMKTRSLD, from the coding sequence TTGTCTGTCGTTATTACGCAAGTTTTTAACGGTTTTAGCTTAGGGTCGATTTTGCTTTTTGTTGCTATAGGGCTGGCGATTACCTTTGGGTTGATGGGCGTCATCAACATGGCTCATGGCGAATTGATCATGGCGGGAGCGTACATGACGTACGTCGTTCAACAAATATTTGCCAAGTATGCGCCGCAAGCGCTGGAATATTACTTTTTCGTCGCTATTCCTGCTGCCTTTTTTGTTTCGGCTTTCCTTGGCTGGGGGTTAGAACAACTATTAATCCGGCATTTATATCATCGGCCGCTGGATAGTTTGTTGGCGACATGGGGCGTCAGCTTGATTTTGCAGCAAATCGCGCGCACGTTTTTTGGCGCGCCAAATGTAGCCGTGCTTCCTCCTGGATGGTTGGATGGAGGGGTCCGCGTTGCGGGAATGGTTTTTCCATACAAACGGCTGTTTATTTTAGCATTCGTCATTTTATCCATTTTTGCCCTTTATGTTTATTTAACGAAAACGCCAGCCGGCCGCAGAATAAGAGCCGTCACGTTGAACAGAGATATGGCTTCTTGCCTTGGCATTTCTACTCGGAAAGTCGATGCATATGCTTTTGCCATTGGTTCCGGCTTTGCCGGTTTAGCGGGCTGTGCGCTGACATTGCTCGGTCCGATTGGTCCAACGATTGGAACGTATTATATTGTCGATGCGTTTATGGTTGTCATTTTGGGAGGAATAGGGAAACTGATCGGCACGGTGCTGGGAGCGTTCGGAATCGGATTGGTCAGTACGTTGATGGAGTATTCGACAAGTGCGACGATCGCCAAAGTGATAATGTTTGCGCTTATTGTTGCCTTTTTGCAATGGAAGCCTTCGGGGCTTGTCAGTATGAAAACAAGATCGCTCGATTAA
- the urtA gene encoding urea ABC transporter substrate-binding protein — translation MKRLEWKAFKLLILLLCGLMFVLNGCAASSAVDEMKEKPKETSTSETGDTVKVGILHSLSGTMAISEVSLRDAELMAIEEINDSGGLLGKKIKPVIEDGASDWPTFAEKAKKLLQKDKVAAIFGGWTSASRKAMLPVVEQNNGLLWYPVQYEGMESSPNIFYTGATTNQQIVPSVSWLLKNRGKKFFLLGSDYVFPRTANKIIKAQLKAEGGQLVGEEYTPLGHTDYSTIISKIKEVKPDVVFNTLNGDSNVAFFKQLKDAGITAKDVTVMSVSIAEEEIRGIGGDVLAGHLAVWNYFQSTDTPENKAFVEKYKKKYGKDRVTDDPIEAAYFAVHLWAEAVKKAGSFDVDKVKKAADGIEYKAPGGTVKIDGETQHTWKIVRIGEIQANGQFKELWNSGKAVKPDPYLKSYPWTKNLN, via the coding sequence ATGAAGAGATTGGAATGGAAAGCTTTTAAACTGTTAATCTTGCTTTTATGTGGGCTTATGTTTGTATTAAACGGATGTGCCGCATCGTCGGCAGTCGATGAGATGAAAGAAAAGCCAAAAGAAACAAGCACATCGGAAACAGGTGACACGGTCAAGGTAGGCATTCTCCATTCGCTGAGCGGCACGATGGCAATCAGCGAAGTATCGTTACGCGATGCGGAGTTAATGGCTATTGAGGAGATTAATGATTCTGGTGGACTTTTAGGTAAAAAAATTAAACCAGTGATTGAGGATGGGGCGTCCGATTGGCCGACGTTTGCAGAAAAGGCGAAAAAACTGCTGCAGAAAGACAAAGTGGCGGCGATCTTTGGCGGATGGACATCGGCAAGCCGAAAAGCGATGCTTCCCGTCGTAGAGCAAAATAATGGTTTGCTTTGGTATCCTGTGCAGTACGAAGGGATGGAGTCTTCGCCAAATATTTTTTATACAGGTGCGACAACCAATCAGCAAATCGTTCCGTCGGTAAGCTGGCTGCTCAAAAATAGAGGAAAAAAATTTTTCTTGCTTGGCTCGGATTATGTGTTTCCGCGTACAGCCAACAAAATCATTAAAGCTCAATTAAAGGCGGAAGGCGGACAATTGGTCGGCGAAGAGTACACACCGCTTGGCCATACGGATTATAGCACGATTATTAGCAAAATTAAAGAAGTGAAGCCGGATGTTGTCTTTAATACATTAAACGGAGACAGTAATGTCGCTTTCTTTAAGCAATTAAAAGATGCTGGGATTACCGCAAAAGATGTAACGGTGATGTCTGTCAGCATCGCAGAAGAAGAAATCCGCGGAATTGGCGGCGATGTGCTGGCTGGCCATCTTGCCGTGTGGAATTATTTCCAGTCAACGGATACACCGGAAAATAAAGCATTTGTAGAAAAATATAAAAAGAAATACGGTAAGGATCGAGTCACCGATGATCCGATTGAAGCAGCGTATTTCGCCGTCCATTTATGGGCGGAAGCAGTAAAGAAAGCGGGCTCTTTTGATGTCGATAAGGTGAAAAAAGCGGCCGATGGTATTGAGTATAAAGCGCCTGGCGGAACGGTAAAAATCGATGGGGAAACGCAGCACACATGGAAGATTGTGAGAATAGGAGAAATCCAGGCAAATGGACAGTTTAAGGAACTATGGAATTCCGGAAAGGCGGTCAAGCCAGATCCTTACTTAAAAAGCTATCCATGGACGAAAAATTTAAATTAA
- a CDS encoding GntP family permease, with translation MGIAIVIAAIVVLLLLITVAKMHPFVALILTSVGVGLAMGMPLIAPSPETPGIIDSIKTGLGNTLGFLAIVLALGTMLGKMMAESGGAERIAKTLIDRFGQKRVHWAMMIVAFLVGIPVFFQVGFVLLIPLVFTIAMETGISLVTIGIPLVAGLSVVHGLVPPHPAAMAAVGIFKADVGTTILYSLIVGLPTAIIAGPLFGKWIGSRMYKKVPGEIAEQLVQHKEEKDLPGFGNTLFTILLPVILMLIASIANVALDQASEAAKVLRFIGDPIIALLIATIYSFFSLGYARGFNRDKVLQFANDCLGPVANILLVIGAGGAFNKVLLDSGIGDQIADLAKHSHMSPLLLGWGIAALIRIATGSATVSMMTAAGIVAPIAASMPGTNTELLVLATGAGSLILSHVNDSGFWMIKEYFGMTVKETLMTWTAMETIISVVAFGLIVLLNLVV, from the coding sequence ATGGGAATCGCGATTGTGATTGCTGCGATTGTTGTATTATTGCTGCTCATCACGGTGGCGAAAATGCATCCGTTTGTCGCTTTGATTTTGACATCCGTTGGCGTCGGGCTGGCAATGGGCATGCCACTAATCGCACCGTCGCCGGAAACGCCGGGAATTATTGATTCCATTAAAACAGGTCTTGGCAATACGCTTGGCTTTTTAGCGATCGTATTGGCGCTTGGGACGATGCTTGGAAAAATGATGGCGGAGTCCGGAGGAGCCGAACGCATTGCGAAAACATTGATTGACCGTTTTGGCCAAAAACGCGTCCATTGGGCGATGATGATCGTCGCATTTTTAGTGGGTATCCCAGTATTTTTCCAAGTAGGATTCGTGCTGTTAATTCCGCTTGTGTTTACGATTGCGATGGAAACGGGAATTTCGCTAGTGACGATTGGTATTCCGCTTGTTGCCGGATTGTCGGTCGTGCATGGGCTTGTTCCGCCGCATCCAGCAGCGATGGCCGCCGTCGGCATTTTTAAAGCCGATGTCGGGACAACGATTCTTTATTCCCTTATTGTCGGGCTACCGACAGCCATTATCGCCGGGCCATTGTTTGGAAAATGGATCGGGTCGCGCATGTATAAAAAAGTGCCGGGGGAAATCGCCGAGCAGCTTGTGCAGCATAAAGAAGAGAAAGATCTTCCAGGCTTTGGCAACACGTTATTTACGATTTTGCTTCCGGTCATTTTAATGCTGATTGCTTCCATTGCCAATGTCGCGCTAGATCAAGCGTCGGAAGCAGCGAAAGTGTTGCGCTTTATCGGAGATCCGATCATCGCGCTGCTGATCGCGACGATTTATTCGTTCTTTAGCCTTGGCTACGCGCGCGGATTCAATCGCGATAAAGTGTTGCAATTTGCCAATGACTGCCTTGGTCCTGTCGCCAATATTTTGCTTGTCATCGGCGCTGGCGGAGCGTTCAATAAGGTGCTGCTTGATTCTGGCATTGGCGATCAAATCGCCGACTTGGCCAAACATTCGCATATGTCTCCGCTGCTATTAGGCTGGGGAATTGCCGCGCTCATTCGGATCGCGACAGGTTCTGCGACGGTATCGATGATGACGGCGGCTGGCATTGTCGCCCCAATTGCCGCCAGCATGCCTGGTACGAACACGGAATTGCTCGTATTAGCGACAGGAGCAGGATCGCTCATTTTATCGCACGTCAACGACTCCGGCTTCTGGATGATCAAAGAGTATTTCGGCATGACCGTCAAAGAGACGTTGATGACATGGACTGCGATGGAGACGATTATTTCCGTTGTCGCGTTTGGATTGATTGTATTGTTGAACTTAGTGGTTTGA